One window from the genome of Pedococcus badiiscoriae encodes:
- a CDS encoding RluA family pseudouridine synthase, with product MTDARTLFVPDGLEGERVDAALARLFGVSRTKAADLASAGDVHVNHKQAGKSDRVSAGDLLEVTLPASDQSPTLKVIAEPVPGMTIIHDDDDLVVVDKPVGVAAHPSVGWTGPTVVGGLAAAGYRIATSGASERQGIVSRLDVGTSGLMVVAKSEYAYSVLKQAFRSRSVDKKYHALVQGLPDPVVGTIDAPIGRHPNHDYKFAVMDKGKPSVTHYEVIEAFRAASLLDIHLETGRTHQIRVHFSALHHPCAGDLTYGADPTLAARLGLERQWLHAVGLGFEHPGTGKYVTYESPYPADLAQALERL from the coding sequence ATGACTGACGCCAGAACCCTTTTCGTCCCGGACGGCCTCGAGGGGGAGCGGGTCGATGCCGCCCTGGCGCGGCTCTTCGGGGTCTCGCGCACCAAGGCCGCCGACCTCGCCTCGGCTGGAGACGTCCACGTCAACCACAAGCAGGCGGGCAAGTCCGACCGCGTGAGCGCCGGTGACCTGCTCGAGGTGACCCTGCCCGCGAGCGACCAGAGCCCGACCCTCAAGGTGATCGCCGAGCCCGTGCCCGGCATGACCATCATCCACGACGACGACGACCTGGTCGTGGTCGACAAGCCCGTGGGGGTGGCGGCCCACCCGAGCGTCGGGTGGACCGGTCCGACCGTCGTGGGCGGCCTGGCTGCGGCCGGGTACCGCATCGCCACCAGCGGAGCGAGCGAGCGGCAGGGGATCGTCTCGCGCCTCGATGTCGGCACCAGCGGACTGATGGTGGTCGCCAAGTCGGAGTACGCCTACAGCGTCCTCAAGCAGGCCTTCCGCAGTCGCAGCGTCGACAAGAAGTACCACGCCCTCGTCCAGGGACTTCCCGACCCGGTGGTCGGCACCATCGACGCGCCGATCGGCCGCCACCCCAACCACGACTACAAGTTCGCCGTGATGGACAAGGGCAAGCCGAGTGTCACCCACTACGAGGTCATCGAGGCGTTCCGCGCCGCGTCCCTGCTCGACATCCACCTCGAGACCGGGCGCACCCACCAGATCCGGGTGCACTTCTCGGCGCTGCACCACCCGTGCGCGGGCGACCTCACCTACGGCGCGGACCCCACCCTGGCCGCCCGTCTCGGCCTGGAGCGGCAGTGGCTGCACGCCGTGGGACTGGGCTTCGAACACCCCGGCACCGGCAAGTACGTCACCTACGAGAGCCCCTACCCGGCTGACCTGGCCCAGGCCCTCGAGCGTCTCTGA
- a CDS encoding signal peptidase II yields the protein MQDEAGAPLIAADESPSTTRPAADRRRLFGLMAAAAIAAYVADQLTKAWALASLEPGSPVDVVGGLIRLNLIRNAGAAFSIGNGATWVLTLIAFGVLVVIIRTARRIGSRGWAWALGLLLGGSLGNLTDRMIREPGPGRGHVVDFIDYFGLFIGNVADIAIVGSAAAIGLLAVRGIGVDGKRPHHGRHEAADD from the coding sequence ATGCAAGACGAAGCAGGAGCGCCGCTGATCGCGGCCGACGAGTCCCCCTCCACCACCAGACCCGCAGCAGACCGCCGCCGCCTCTTCGGCCTCATGGCCGCCGCGGCCATCGCGGCCTACGTCGCTGACCAGCTGACCAAGGCCTGGGCCCTGGCCAGCCTCGAGCCGGGGTCACCCGTCGACGTCGTCGGCGGGCTCATCCGGCTCAACCTGATCCGCAACGCCGGCGCCGCGTTCTCCATCGGCAACGGGGCCACCTGGGTGCTGACCCTGATCGCCTTCGGCGTCCTGGTCGTCATCATCCGCACCGCCCGCCGGATCGGCAGCCGCGGCTGGGCCTGGGCGCTCGGGCTGCTGCTCGGCGGCTCGCTCGGCAACCTCACCGACCGGATGATCCGCGAGCCCGGCCCGGGGCGCGGCCACGTCGTGGACTTCATCGACTACTTCGGCCTCTTCATCGGCAACGTCGCCGACATCGCCATCGTCGGGTCGGCCGCAGCCATCGGCCTGCTCGCCGTGCGCGGCATCGGTGTCGACGGCAAACGCCCCCACCATGGACGACACGAGGCCGCGGATGACTGA
- a CDS encoding TraR/DksA family transcriptional regulator, whose protein sequence is MVQKARAATKSASAGKASSATKTAPAKKVAPSKKSAPAKKATAVKKTAPAKKAAPPKKTAPAKKAAPAPAKKAAPAKKTASAPVKKAAPAPAKKAAPATKAAPAKKTAPAPAKKAAPAKKAAPAPAKKAAPAKKAAPAKKAAPAKRTSAATRTAPQSLRVRDDESPWTTKELREIRTAIEADVAHLRQEISVAEADLVGLMRDAGDGAGDDQADAGAKTFEREQEISLANNAREMLDQNLHAIERLDNGTYGICESCGNPIGKLRLQAAPRATLCVTCKTKQERR, encoded by the coding sequence ATGGTTCAAAAGGCGAGAGCTGCGACGAAGTCCGCATCGGCGGGCAAGGCTTCCAGCGCGACCAAGACCGCCCCCGCGAAGAAGGTCGCGCCATCGAAGAAGTCGGCGCCGGCGAAGAAGGCTACGGCGGTCAAGAAGACAGCGCCCGCGAAGAAGGCGGCGCCACCGAAGAAGACGGCCCCAGCCAAGAAGGCGGCGCCCGCGCCCGCGAAGAAGGCCGCACCGGCCAAGAAGACCGCGTCCGCACCGGTCAAGAAGGCCGCGCCCGCGCCCGCGAAGAAGGCCGCACCGGCCACGAAGGCTGCCCCGGCCAAGAAGACCGCGCCCGCGCCCGCGAAGAAGGCCGCACCGGCCAAGAAGGCTGCACCGGCGCCCGCGAAGAAGGCCGCACCGGCCAAGAAGGCGGCGCCCGCCAAGAAGGCGGCGCCCGCGAAGAGGACGAGCGCCGCCACCAGGACCGCGCCACAGTCGCTGCGGGTCCGTGACGACGAGTCACCCTGGACGACCAAGGAGCTGCGTGAGATCCGCACCGCCATCGAGGCCGACGTGGCGCACCTGCGTCAGGAGATCTCGGTCGCGGAGGCCGACCTGGTCGGCCTCATGCGCGACGCCGGGGACGGCGCGGGGGACGACCAGGCGGACGCAGGGGCCAAGACCTTCGAGCGTGAGCAGGAGATCTCGCTGGCCAACAACGCCCGCGAGATGCTCGACCAGAACCTCCACGCCATCGAGCGCCTCGACAACGGCACCTACGGGATCTGCGAGTCCTGCGGCAACCCGATCGGCAAACTTCGCCTTCAGGCCGCTCCTCGTGCGACCCTATGCGTGACATGCAAGACGAAGCAGGAGCGCCGCTGA
- a CDS encoding DivIVA domain-containing protein — translation MTLTPEDVLNKNFTPTQFRRGYDEREVDDFLDEVVAEMRRIVKEGDDLRDQLNECRQTKGMPAVAKADPNAAAAKAADAKAAQEAEAKAVREAEERLAAIEAKAQEAEKAAQERIAAAMARAEEAEKTAQARADEAEQAAQGRISDTEKGAQERALAVEARAKEAEKRAAEAEQRAAEAKQQAEELQRSNAEQAKALEAAQAQAKAAAQAAPVAAAAEQGNTATALGAAAGGGASAAALLEMAQRLHDEHVGQGESTRDRLISEAQARHDELVGDGQSKHDELLSVGQAKHDELLSVGQSRHDELLATAQARHDELIGEATTKHEQLITEARERSTGMVHEAQQKKAQILEELSRERNMLEKKIDELRAFERDYRARLKTYIEQQLHELDHIGVEPTEAPDGDADAADEGQSDNQ, via the coding sequence ATGACGCTCACGCCTGAGGACGTCCTCAACAAGAACTTCACGCCGACACAGTTCCGGCGTGGCTACGACGAACGCGAGGTCGACGACTTCCTCGACGAGGTCGTCGCCGAGATGCGACGCATCGTGAAGGAGGGCGACGACCTCCGCGACCAGCTGAACGAGTGCCGGCAGACCAAGGGGATGCCGGCCGTCGCGAAGGCCGACCCCAACGCGGCCGCTGCCAAGGCCGCGGATGCGAAGGCGGCCCAGGAGGCGGAGGCGAAGGCGGTCCGCGAGGCCGAGGAGCGCCTCGCCGCGATCGAGGCCAAGGCCCAGGAGGCCGAGAAGGCAGCCCAGGAGCGCATCGCCGCGGCGATGGCGCGCGCGGAGGAGGCCGAGAAGACCGCGCAGGCGCGCGCCGACGAGGCCGAGCAGGCAGCCCAGGGTCGCATCTCGGACACCGAGAAGGGTGCCCAGGAGCGCGCCCTGGCGGTCGAGGCGCGAGCCAAGGAGGCCGAGAAGCGCGCCGCCGAGGCGGAGCAGCGTGCGGCGGAGGCCAAGCAGCAGGCCGAGGAGCTCCAGCGCTCCAACGCCGAGCAGGCCAAGGCGCTCGAGGCCGCCCAGGCCCAGGCGAAGGCCGCGGCGCAGGCGGCTCCGGTCGCCGCAGCCGCGGAGCAGGGCAACACGGCGACGGCCCTGGGTGCGGCCGCGGGTGGCGGCGCCAGTGCGGCTGCCCTGCTCGAGATGGCTCAGCGACTGCACGACGAGCACGTCGGTCAGGGTGAGTCCACCCGGGACCGCTTGATCTCCGAGGCACAGGCACGACACGACGAGCTCGTGGGCGACGGTCAGAGCAAGCACGACGAGCTCCTGTCGGTCGGCCAGGCCAAGCACGACGAGCTGCTGTCCGTGGGCCAGTCCCGCCACGACGAGCTGCTGGCCACCGCTCAGGCGCGGCACGATGAGCTCATCGGCGAGGCGACCACCAAGCACGAGCAGCTGATCACCGAGGCCCGCGAGCGCTCGACCGGCATGGTCCACGAGGCTCAGCAGAAGAAGGCGCAGATCCTCGAGGAGCTCAGCCGCGAGCGCAACATGCTCGAGAAGAAGATCGACGAGCTGAGGGCCTTCGAGCGTGACTACCGGGCACGCCTGAAGACCTACATCGAGCAGCAGCTCCACGAGCTCGACCACATCGGCGTGGAGCCCACTGAGGCCCCCGACGGCGACGCCGACGCGGCTGACGAGGGTCAGTCCGACAACCAGTAG
- a CDS encoding YggT family protein yields MLLGQNIVASVLRFVLFLFFVVLLGRLVLDWVQAFAREWRPRGPILVVAEIVYTVTDPPLKALRRLIPPLTLGTMRLDLAFLVLMLLTTMAMSVI; encoded by the coding sequence ATGCTGCTGGGTCAGAACATCGTCGCGAGCGTCCTGCGCTTCGTCCTCTTCCTGTTCTTCGTCGTCCTGCTGGGACGACTGGTCCTCGACTGGGTGCAGGCGTTCGCGCGGGAGTGGCGACCGCGCGGCCCGATCCTCGTCGTGGCCGAGATCGTCTACACCGTGACCGACCCCCCGCTGAAGGCGCTGCGGAGGCTGATCCCCCCGCTGACCCTGGGCACGATGCGCCTCGACCTCGCCTTCCTGGTCCTGATGTTGCTGACCACCATGGCGATGAGTGTCATCTGA
- a CDS encoding cell division protein SepF — protein sequence MAGALRKTMVYLGLAEDDERYDGYDEYDYDEHAHHEAPAERSAAVTPLPQRTPVARVVRDVEVGALNRITTIHPRTYNEAKNIGESFRDGTPVIMNLSDMDDSDAKRLVDFAAGLVFGLHGQIERVTSKVFLLSPAHVEVSAEEGPAAPTAARGLFNQS from the coding sequence ATGGCTGGGGCGCTGCGCAAGACGATGGTGTACCTCGGGCTCGCGGAGGATGACGAGCGCTATGACGGTTACGACGAGTACGACTACGACGAGCACGCCCACCACGAGGCCCCGGCCGAGCGTTCCGCGGCGGTCACTCCGCTGCCGCAGCGCACGCCAGTGGCCCGGGTGGTCCGCGATGTCGAGGTCGGCGCCCTGAACCGCATCACCACGATCCACCCCCGCACCTACAACGAGGCCAAGAACATCGGCGAGAGCTTCCGTGACGGCACGCCCGTCATCATGAACCTCTCCGACATGGACGACTCCGACGCCAAGCGTCTGGTCGACTTCGCCGCCGGCCTGGTCTTCGGCCTGCACGGGCAGATCGAGCGGGTCACCTCCAAGGTGTTCCTGCTGTCGCCCGCCCACGTCGAGGTGTCTGCCGAGGAGGGCCCGGCGGCGCCCACCGCGGCCCGGGGCCTGTTCAACCAGTCCTGA
- a CDS encoding YggS family pyridoxal phosphate-dependent enzyme yields MSGTEARRAELADNLERVRERIGAACARAGRDPSEITLIAVTKFFPATDVDLLVGLGVTAIGENRDQEASAKVAELARRRDVELHFIGRLQTNKAASVVSYADVVQSVDRPKLVAALDRAAAARGVRPGVLVQVSLDGQPPSGPADRGGVDPRAAAALAEQVAGCDHLQLRGVMAVAPLGADPAPAFARLRAVANGIREAHEGATWISAGMSGDLEAAVAQGATHLRVGSAILGSRQSHR; encoded by the coding sequence GTGAGCGGCACCGAAGCCCGCCGCGCAGAGCTCGCCGACAACCTCGAGCGGGTGCGCGAGCGCATCGGCGCCGCGTGCGCCCGGGCCGGACGGGACCCGTCGGAGATCACCCTGATCGCGGTGACCAAGTTCTTCCCCGCCACCGACGTCGACCTCCTGGTGGGGCTCGGGGTCACCGCGATCGGGGAGAACCGAGACCAGGAGGCGTCGGCGAAGGTGGCCGAGCTGGCCCGGCGACGGGACGTGGAGCTCCACTTCATCGGCCGGCTCCAGACGAACAAGGCGGCGTCTGTCGTGTCGTATGCCGACGTCGTCCAGTCCGTCGACCGCCCCAAGCTCGTCGCGGCGCTCGACCGCGCGGCGGCCGCCCGGGGTGTGCGTCCGGGCGTGCTCGTCCAGGTCTCCCTCGACGGCCAGCCTCCCAGTGGCCCCGCGGACAGGGGTGGGGTCGACCCACGCGCCGCGGCCGCGCTGGCCGAGCAGGTGGCGGGGTGCGACCACCTCCAGCTGCGGGGGGTGATGGCGGTCGCGCCACTGGGAGCCGACCCGGCGCCGGCCTTCGCCCGGCTGCGGGCGGTCGCGAACGGCATACGGGAGGCGCACGAGGGTGCGACGTGGATCTCCGCGGGGATGAGTGGGGACCTCGAGGCGGCCGTCGCGCAGGGAGCGACACACCTGCGTGTCGGGAGCGCAATCCTCGGTTCTCGGCAGTCACACCGGTAA
- the pgeF gene encoding peptidoglycan editing factor PgeF, with protein sequence MFYWRARTGTVDWAFTDREGGVSGADFGSLNLGGHVGDDPEAVEENRARVAKAVGVQRDHLLFMQQCHGGDVVVVEREWGAQEPPAADGIVTAAPGLALAVLVADCTPVLLADPAVGVVGAVHAGRPGMMSRIVDTAVQQMRGLGAREISAVVGPSVCGRCYEVPTELRDAAAKVTPESSARSWSGTPAIDVATGVVAQLAANDVAVQWVPGCAREDERLFSYRRDGQTGRYAGVVVAGAR encoded by the coding sequence GTGTTCTACTGGCGCGCACGCACCGGCACCGTCGACTGGGCCTTCACCGACCGCGAGGGGGGCGTCAGCGGCGCAGACTTCGGTTCCCTCAACCTCGGGGGACATGTGGGCGACGACCCGGAGGCCGTTGAGGAGAATCGCGCCCGGGTCGCGAAAGCCGTTGGGGTGCAACGCGATCACCTGCTGTTCATGCAGCAGTGCCATGGAGGCGACGTCGTCGTGGTCGAGCGCGAGTGGGGTGCTCAAGAGCCGCCTGCGGCGGACGGCATCGTGACCGCCGCCCCGGGCCTGGCCCTGGCGGTCCTCGTGGCCGACTGCACCCCGGTCCTGCTGGCTGACCCGGCCGTCGGCGTCGTCGGTGCGGTCCACGCCGGACGGCCGGGGATGATGTCCCGCATCGTCGACACCGCCGTGCAGCAGATGCGCGGCCTCGGCGCCCGTGAGATCAGCGCGGTGGTCGGGCCGTCGGTCTGCGGCCGCTGCTACGAGGTCCCGACGGAGCTGCGTGATGCTGCGGCGAAGGTGACGCCGGAGTCCTCGGCGCGGTCGTGGTCGGGCACCCCCGCCATCGACGTCGCGACGGGGGTGGTGGCCCAGCTGGCCGCCAACGACGTCGCGGTGCAGTGGGTCCCGGGGTGTGCGCGTGAGGACGAGAGGCTCTTCTCCTACCGCAGGGACGGGCAGACCGGGCGCTACGCGGGCGTCGTCGTGGCCGGAGCCAGGTGA
- the ftsZ gene encoding cell division protein FtsZ, which produces MAAPQNYLAVIKVVGIGGGGVNAINRMIEVGLKGVEFIAINTDAQALLMSDADVKLDVGRELTRGLGAGADPEVGKKAAEDHAEEIEEVLKGADMVFVTAGEGGGTGTGGAPVVAKIAKGLGALTIGVVTRPFTFEGRRRANQAETGIANLREEVDTLIVIPNDRLLSISDRTVSMLDAFRSADQVLLSGVQGITDLITTPGLINLDFADVKSVMQGAGSALMGIGSSRGDDRAVQAAELAISSPLLEASIDGAHGVLLSIQGGSDLGLFEINEAARLVQEAAHPEANIIFGAVIDDALGDEVRVTVIAAGFDGGAPLKRENDRAIGQIQGSSRPATQQAAPATPTTPVSAATSAPAPAAPRFEPVPQPVASQESPVQTSEATPVEPAAQREPAGRPPRTVTFDEGDDLDVPDFLK; this is translated from the coding sequence GTGGCAGCACCACAGAACTACCTGGCCGTCATCAAGGTCGTCGGCATCGGCGGAGGTGGCGTCAACGCCATCAACCGCATGATCGAGGTCGGCCTCAAGGGCGTCGAATTCATCGCGATCAACACGGACGCCCAGGCCCTGCTGATGAGCGATGCCGACGTCAAGCTCGACGTGGGCCGTGAGCTCACCCGGGGCCTCGGTGCGGGCGCGGACCCCGAGGTCGGCAAGAAGGCAGCCGAGGACCACGCGGAGGAGATCGAGGAGGTCCTCAAGGGGGCCGACATGGTGTTCGTCACCGCGGGTGAAGGTGGTGGCACCGGCACCGGCGGCGCGCCGGTGGTGGCCAAGATCGCCAAGGGTCTGGGTGCGCTCACGATCGGCGTCGTGACGCGTCCGTTCACCTTCGAGGGACGTCGCCGGGCCAACCAGGCGGAGACCGGGATCGCCAACCTGCGCGAAGAGGTCGACACCCTCATCGTCATCCCCAACGACCGGCTGCTGTCGATCAGTGACCGCACCGTCAGCATGCTCGACGCCTTCCGCTCCGCCGACCAGGTGCTGCTGTCGGGTGTCCAGGGCATCACCGACCTGATCACGACGCCGGGTCTGATCAACCTCGACTTCGCCGACGTGAAGTCCGTCATGCAGGGTGCCGGCTCGGCCCTCATGGGGATCGGCTCGTCGCGGGGTGACGACCGGGCCGTCCAGGCCGCCGAGCTCGCCATCTCCAGCCCCCTGCTGGAGGCCAGCATCGACGGTGCGCACGGCGTGCTCCTGTCCATCCAGGGTGGCAGCGACCTCGGTCTCTTCGAGATCAACGAGGCCGCGCGACTGGTGCAGGAAGCCGCGCACCCCGAGGCCAACATCATCTTCGGCGCCGTGATCGACGACGCCCTGGGCGACGAGGTGCGGGTGACCGTGATCGCCGCAGGCTTCGACGGTGGCGCTCCGCTCAAGCGCGAGAACGACCGCGCCATCGGCCAGATCCAGGGGTCGTCCCGTCCAGCCACGCAGCAGGCCGCTCCGGCGACGCCGACCACACCGGTGTCTGCAGCCACGTCGGCTCCGGCACCGGCTGCGCCGAGGTTCGAGCCCGTCCCGCAGCCCGTGGCGTCTCAGGAGTCCCCGGTGCAGACGTCGGAGGCGACCCCCGTCGAGCCCGCGGCGCAGCGCGAGCCCGCGGGTCGACCGCCGCGCACCGTCACCTTCGACGAGGGCGACGACCTGGACGTGCCCGACTTCCTGAAGTGA
- a CDS encoding cell division protein FtsQ/DivIB: protein MSRLAGSQASAGRTGLASSRARFQRRAHEVRQRPWRLFGYAAAGVAFVLLLGWVVGFSPVLAVRHVEVVGVPETEVAAIRAMAKVPLGEPLARVDSGAVAARVAERATVADVSIERSWPSTLVIHASPRQPFLVVKNPQGQLQVVDDTGVAYAHVSTPPRGVPSVNAATTAALSRDALAAAVSVLKALPASTQKRVSDITVSSANLVTLRIGRTSVVWGGIEDPERKVAIMTALLAARPSVIDVSAPDTPVTR, encoded by the coding sequence ATGAGCCGTCTCGCCGGGTCGCAGGCCAGCGCCGGCCGCACCGGCCTCGCGTCCTCGCGGGCCCGGTTCCAGCGCCGCGCACACGAGGTGCGGCAACGTCCCTGGCGACTCTTCGGGTATGCCGCGGCGGGCGTGGCTTTCGTGCTGCTCCTCGGTTGGGTGGTCGGGTTCAGCCCGGTCCTGGCGGTCCGGCACGTCGAGGTGGTCGGGGTTCCCGAGACCGAGGTCGCGGCCATCAGGGCGATGGCCAAGGTCCCGCTGGGGGAGCCGCTGGCCCGCGTCGACAGCGGCGCGGTGGCCGCCCGGGTGGCCGAGCGCGCCACCGTGGCGGACGTGTCGATCGAACGGTCGTGGCCCAGCACCCTGGTGATCCACGCGAGCCCCCGCCAGCCGTTTCTCGTCGTCAAGAACCCTCAAGGTCAACTACAGGTTGTAGATGACACCGGGGTCGCCTATGCCCATGTCAGCACCCCTCCGCGGGGAGTTCCGAGCGTCAACGCCGCGACGACGGCGGCCCTGTCGCGCGACGCCCTCGCGGCCGCGGTCAGCGTGCTGAAGGCGCTCCCGGCATCGACCCAGAAGCGGGTCTCCGACATCACCGTCAGCAGTGCCAACCTGGTGACGCTGCGGATCGGCCGGACGTCTGTGGTCTGGGGCGGGATCGAGGATCCCGAGCGCAAGGTCGCGATCATGACGGCGCTGCTCGCGGCCCGGCCGTCGGTCATCGACGTGAGTGCTCCCGACACGCCTGTCACCCGCTGA
- the murC gene encoding UDP-N-acetylmuramate--L-alanine ligase, whose amino-acid sequence MNGANERFDFTQPVPPLADLGSVHFIAIGGAGMSGVARVMLARGCAVSGSDAKQSPVLTALAAEGAEVHVGHDTAYVEGKDTVVISSAIRESNIELAAARAAGLRVLHRSQALASTMADSRRVAVAGANGKTTTTSMLTVALQHCGMDPSFAAGGELAKHGTNAHWGTGDVFVAEADESDGSFLVYRPEIAVVTNVQPDHLDFYGTFERVQEAYSAFAETIVEDGLLVACQDDPGSRELAQVARAAGTRVLTYGWSAEADVVLRDEVFRGLMGRVTVTGPDGVPRSLRINIPGRHNLLNAAAAYTVAVEGLGQDPTRVLDGLFGFTGTRRRFEPKGSAAGVSVVDDYAHNPGKVAAVVGTGADLAGQGRLVVVFQPHLYSRTRDFAREFAAALLPADVVVLMEIYAAREDPMPGVSSQLVADALRELRPDADVTVIASWSAVAEHVAGLTREGDLVLTVGAGDVTMIGPEILRALGQA is encoded by the coding sequence ATGAACGGCGCCAACGAACGCTTCGACTTCACCCAGCCAGTGCCTCCCCTCGCCGACCTCGGCTCGGTCCACTTCATCGCCATCGGTGGCGCCGGCATGTCCGGCGTGGCCCGGGTGATGTTGGCCCGGGGGTGCGCGGTCAGCGGGTCCGACGCCAAGCAGTCCCCGGTGCTCACCGCCCTCGCTGCCGAAGGCGCCGAGGTGCACGTCGGCCACGACACGGCATACGTGGAGGGCAAGGACACCGTCGTGATCTCCTCGGCGATCCGGGAGTCCAACATCGAGCTGGCCGCCGCCCGCGCCGCGGGACTGCGCGTCCTGCACCGCTCCCAGGCCCTCGCGAGCACCATGGCGGACTCGCGTCGCGTGGCCGTCGCCGGGGCCAACGGCAAGACCACCACGACGTCGATGCTCACGGTTGCGCTCCAGCACTGCGGGATGGACCCGTCGTTCGCGGCGGGCGGCGAGCTCGCGAAGCACGGCACCAACGCGCACTGGGGCACCGGCGACGTGTTCGTCGCCGAGGCCGACGAGAGCGACGGCTCCTTCCTCGTCTACCGACCCGAGATCGCGGTCGTCACCAACGTCCAGCCCGACCACCTCGACTTCTACGGCACCTTCGAGCGGGTCCAGGAGGCCTACTCGGCGTTTGCGGAGACCATCGTCGAAGACGGTCTGCTCGTCGCCTGCCAGGACGACCCGGGATCGCGGGAGCTGGCGCAGGTGGCCAGGGCCGCGGGCACGAGGGTGCTGACGTACGGCTGGTCCGCCGAGGCCGATGTCGTCCTGCGCGACGAGGTGTTCCGTGGCCTGATGGGCAGGGTCACCGTCACGGGGCCGGACGGCGTCCCGCGCAGCCTGCGGATCAACATCCCCGGCCGGCACAACCTGCTCAACGCCGCCGCCGCCTACACGGTCGCCGTGGAAGGCCTGGGTCAGGACCCGACCCGAGTGCTCGACGGGCTGTTCGGGTTCACCGGGACGCGGCGCCGGTTCGAGCCCAAGGGGTCGGCTGCCGGTGTCTCGGTCGTCGACGACTACGCCCACAACCCCGGCAAGGTCGCGGCGGTCGTGGGTACCGGTGCGGACCTGGCCGGACAGGGGCGGCTCGTCGTCGTCTTCCAGCCGCACCTCTACTCCCGCACGCGCGACTTCGCCCGCGAGTTCGCGGCTGCGCTGCTGCCCGCCGACGTGGTGGTCCTCATGGAGATCTACGCGGCGCGGGAGGACCCGATGCCGGGGGTCTCCTCCCAGCTCGTCGCCGACGCGCTGCGTGAGCTGCGCCCGGACGCGGACGTCACGGTCATCGCCTCGTGGTCGGCCGTGGCCGAGCACGTCGCCGGCCTGACCCGCGAGGGCGACCTCGTCCTCACCGTGGGTGCCGGGGACGTGACGATGATCGGGCCCGAGATCCTGCGCGCCCTGGGTCAGGCATGA
- the murG gene encoding undecaprenyldiphospho-muramoylpentapeptide beta-N-acetylglucosaminyltransferase, which produces MAAGPSPTSVLLAGGGTAGHVSPLLSLADCLRRRDPGVVITALGTETGLEARLVPERGYPLMTVPKVPLPRRPSADLLRLPGNLRDAVAAADRAIEQSGAQVVVGFGGYVSTPAYLAARRRHVPIVVHEQNARPGVANRVGARMTRFVATTFASTRLAHATAIGMPLRREIAQLDRAAVRPQALEHFGLEPHWPTVLVTGGSLGAQRLNTTFEARVAVLRESGVQVLHLTGAGKEFVADNSGIGPPYVVAPYADRMDLAYAAADLVVARAGANTVCELTAVGLPAVYVPLPIGNGEQRFNAADVVAAGGGLLVEDAALTPGWVDETLVPLVSDAERMQAMAAASAAVGERGADELLADMVAAAFTDSVAGHR; this is translated from the coding sequence ATGGCTGCTGGACCCAGCCCCACGTCGGTCCTGCTGGCCGGCGGTGGGACAGCAGGCCACGTCTCGCCGCTGCTGTCGCTCGCCGACTGCCTGCGCCGGCGTGACCCGGGAGTCGTGATCACCGCGCTGGGCACCGAGACGGGCCTCGAGGCCAGGCTGGTCCCCGAGCGCGGGTACCCCCTGATGACCGTGCCGAAGGTGCCGCTGCCACGCCGACCGTCCGCAGACCTGCTCCGCCTGCCGGGCAACCTGCGGGACGCGGTGGCGGCGGCCGATCGTGCCATCGAGCAGTCGGGGGCCCAGGTCGTGGTCGGCTTCGGCGGCTACGTCTCCACTCCCGCCTACCTCGCGGCCCGTCGCCGACACGTCCCGATCGTCGTGCACGAGCAGAATGCCCGGCCCGGCGTGGCCAACCGCGTCGGCGCCCGCATGACCCGTTTCGTGGCCACCACGTTCGCGAGCACCCGGCTGGCCCACGCCACGGCGATCGGCATGCCGCTGCGACGAGAGATCGCCCAGCTCGACCGGGCCGCGGTCCGTCCCCAGGCCCTGGAGCACTTCGGCCTCGAGCCGCACTGGCCGACCGTGCTCGTCACCGGTGGGTCCCTCGGCGCGCAGCGGCTCAACACGACGTTCGAGGCGCGCGTCGCCGTGCTGCGCGAATCCGGGGTGCAGGTCCTGCACCTCACCGGGGCGGGCAAGGAGTTCGTCGCCGACAACAGCGGCATCGGACCCCCCTACGTGGTCGCCCCCTACGCGGACCGGATGGACCTTGCGTATGCCGCGGCCGACCTCGTCGTCGCCCGCGCCGGAGCCAACACCGTGTGCGAGCTGACCGCGGTGGGGCTGCCCGCGGTCTACGTCCCGCTGCCCATCGGCAACGGGGAACAGCGCTTCAACGCGGCCGACGTCGTCGCCGCCGGCGGAGGTCTGCTGGTCGAGGATGCCGCCCTCACGCCGGGCTGGGTCGACGAGACCCTCGTGCCGCTGGTCTCGGACGCCGAGCGCATGCAGGCCATGGCCGCGGCCTCGGCGGCTGTGGGGGAGCGGGGCGCCGACGAGCTGTTGGCCGACATGGTGGCGGCTGCCTTCACGGATTCCGTTGCGGGGCACCGATGA